A genomic segment from Candidatus Omnitrophota bacterium encodes:
- a CDS encoding DMT family protein — translation MPKILITVFMLACSNIFMTFAWYGHLKNFQSRPWVVAALISWAIALFEYLIQVPANRIGYQVMNLGQLKILQETITLSVFIPFSILYMKQGIRQEYVWASIFILAAVFCVFKGALAK, via the coding sequence ATGCCTAAGATATTGATAACGGTTTTTATGCTTGCCTGCAGTAATATATTTATGACATTTGCCTGGTATGGGCATCTTAAAAATTTCCAGTCCCGGCCGTGGGTTGTCGCCGCTTTGATAAGCTGGGCGATAGCGTTGTTTGAATATTTGATACAAGTTCCTGCCAACCGCATAGGATATCAGGTGATGAACCTGGGCCAGTTAAAGATATTGCAGGAGACGATTACGTTGTCTGTGTTCATACCGTTTTCCATATTATACATGAAACAGGGCATAAGGCAGGAATATGTATGGGCATCAATCTTTATCCTTGCCGCCGTATTTTGCGTGTTCAAAGGCGCTTTGGCTAAATAA
- a CDS encoding SLC13 family permease translates to MAMDPSAIVLIVFLSVYACFVFLPERRTAAVLAGAFIVIATRSISLHQAFFAVNWNVMGIFAGTLVLADIFMASRVPAYLAEIIVDKARNTCWAILFICLMTGLISAFVENVATVLIVAPVALALSKKLNINPANMMISIAISSNLQGAATLIGDPPSMLLAGFCNMDFTDFFFYKGRPGIFFAVEIAALVSMFVLYLFFRKYRSKQALIPVEKVKSWIPSVFLLSLIALLAVSSFFDTGFSYLAGIICAVFGVIAALWKRFADRSSILEGLRKLDWDTALFLIGVFILVGAFTATGWIDVIAGFLSETVADNIFAGYTAIVFLSVFVSAFVDNVPFLAAMLPVAVSMSAKLNMEPTIFLFGLLVGASIGGNITPIGASANIVACSLLKKEGHNVGFLKFARIGLPFTMAAVLAAYLFIWFVWR, encoded by the coding sequence ATGGCGATGGATCCGTCAGCTATAGTTTTGATAGTCTTTCTATCCGTGTATGCCTGCTTTGTGTTTTTGCCCGAACGCAGGACAGCGGCAGTATTGGCAGGGGCTTTTATCGTTATCGCGACCCGGTCAATAAGCCTGCACCAGGCCTTTTTCGCCGTCAATTGGAACGTCATGGGAATATTCGCAGGCACCCTTGTCCTGGCGGATATTTTTATGGCAAGCCGTGTGCCGGCATATCTGGCGGAAATTATCGTTGATAAAGCGCGTAATACCTGCTGGGCTATCCTTTTTATCTGCCTGATGACAGGCCTGATATCGGCCTTTGTGGAAAATGTCGCCACTGTGCTGATAGTGGCCCCGGTGGCACTGGCACTGTCCAAAAAATTAAATATCAATCCTGCCAATATGATGATAAGCATAGCCATATCCAGCAATCTCCAGGGCGCGGCAACCCTCATAGGAGACCCTCCCAGCATGCTTTTGGCCGGATTTTGTAATATGGATTTTACCGATTTCTTTTTTTATAAGGGCAGGCCGGGTATTTTTTTCGCGGTGGAAATAGCAGCCCTTGTGTCCATGTTCGTCCTGTATCTTTTTTTTAGAAAATACAGGTCCAAGCAGGCGCTCATACCCGTGGAGAAAGTCAAGTCGTGGATACCTTCGGTGTTTTTGCTGTCCCTGATAGCCCTGCTTGCTGTTTCATCGTTTTTTGACACGGGATTTTCATACTTAGCCGGCATTATTTGCGCGGTATTTGGTGTTATAGCCGCGCTTTGGAAACGATTTGCGGATAGGTCGTCTATACTTGAGGGCTTAAGAAAGCTTGACTGGGATACCGCTTTATTCCTGATAGGAGTTTTTATCCTTGTAGGCGCCTTTACAGCCACAGGCTGGATTGATGTGATAGCGGGATTTTTATCGGAAACCGTCGCGGACAATATATTCGCGGGATATACTGCCATTGTTTTTTTGTCCGTGTTTGTATCGGCGTTTGTTGATAATGTGCCTTTTTTAGCGGCAATGCTTCCGGTTGCCGTGTCTATGTCAGCTAAGCTTAATATGGAACCTACTATATTTCTTTTCGGACTTTTGGTAGGGGCCAGCATAGGAGGAAATATTACCCCCATAGGGGCCTCGGCAAATATTGTTGCCTGTTCCTTGCTCAAAAAGGAAGGGCACAACGTGGGGTTTTTAAAATTTGCCCGTATAGGCCTGCCTTTTACCATGGCCGCTGTTTTGGCGGCGTATCTGTTTATCTGGTTTGTGTGGAGATAG
- the crcB gene encoding fluoride efflux transporter CrcB: MLKLFVVGLGGALGAISRYVVSGLDYRFSNGVLPIGTFIVNVTGSLLIGFLWGIVEHFTVTSNTRLFVFIGILGGYTTFSTFSLETFNLIRDGEYRIAAVNIVLSVSFCIAAVFLGYTASRAAIGLCKKGV, encoded by the coding sequence ATGCTTAAATTGTTTGTGGTAGGGCTCGGAGGCGCCTTAGGGGCGATATCGCGTTATGTAGTAAGCGGACTTGATTACAGGTTTTCAAACGGGGTATTGCCTATAGGCACTTTCATCGTTAATGTTACGGGTTCGTTATTAATCGGTTTTTTGTGGGGTATTGTTGAACATTTTACCGTAACGTCAAATACCAGGCTTTTTGTTTTTATCGGTATACTTGGCGGATACACCACTTTTTCCACCTTTAGCCTTGAGACCTTTAATCTTATTCGCGACGGAGAATACCGTATTGCCGCGGTGAATATAGTTCTTTCGGTGTCATTTTGTATTGCCGCGGTATTTTTAGGGTATACCGCTTCCAGGGCGGCCATTGGCTTGTGTAAAAAAGGAGTTTAA
- a CDS encoding hemerythrin domain-containing protein, with protein MMPLTILVKEHKAILRMIKIMGKIVKAMRESRSADPKLIAAVLDFIRTYVDRCHHGKEEGILFKALAGKRLYPGHKKIMFDLIRKHKMGRANVRRLDAAQRKYFNGKKDALKDIITNMETLARFYPLHIMKEDKVFFPISMGYLSGKEQRAMPGSMLKFDADMIHDKYAGVVLSAAKSISEVYSCAR; from the coding sequence ATGATGCCGTTGACAATATTGGTGAAAGAACATAAAGCAATATTGCGCATGATAAAGATTATGGGCAAAATTGTCAAGGCCATGAGAGAAAGCCGCTCCGCTGACCCGAAGCTTATAGCGGCTGTGCTGGATTTTATCAGGACATACGTGGACAGATGCCATCATGGCAAGGAAGAAGGCATATTATTTAAGGCCCTCGCGGGCAAAAGGCTTTACCCCGGGCATAAAAAGATCATGTTTGATCTTATAAGAAAACACAAGATGGGCAGGGCCAACGTGAGAAGGCTTGACGCGGCGCAGAGAAAATATTTTAACGGTAAAAAAGACGCTTTAAAAGACATAATAACAAACATGGAAACACTGGCCAGGTTTTATCCTTTGCATATAATGAAAGAGGACAAGGTGTTTTTCCCGATCTCAATGGGATATCTTTCCGGCAAGGAGCAAAGGGCCATGCCGGGATCCATGCTTAAATTTGACGCGGACATGATACACGATAAATACGCCGGGGTGGTCTTGTCAGCGGCCAAAAGTATCAGTGAGGTTTATTCATGCGCGCGTTGA
- a CDS encoding PP2C family protein-serine/threonine phosphatase — protein sequence MKDRAVPERLKFSYESGLGKLFYSRINLFCYIVISAFTIEIAAGFTFFRHILSPKDVPGIIIGLAVSVVILLTSRKGRGLLFYKIRAGIFSALLILIAALSAHAHPDLIVHMGITLILLAFFVSILLLPWSARETMAIGFFALVNFIFVYFNAGTFINVEILSINTVILIVATVIGVVVKRTECLLRENIFLSKTEIEEKNAVMMKELDIARKIQRSIIPQSIEHPLADIAVTYQPMFYMGGDYAKFSFIDKDKLMFIVSDITGHGVSSALLVNRIHTEIERLLSLRVSPGGLLKALGDFIDRDFGKIGFYLTAFCGMLDFSENKLVYSNHGHPPQILLQSKDNSIVLMDSQTFLMGIGLADNNVYDASISFKKGDRLILFTDGIIEAKDPSGSLFGYDNLKDFAKENMTLHVGEFNKKLLERVNVFQRDNQTDDIFLLSVQVK from the coding sequence ATGAAAGATCGCGCGGTCCCTGAAAGGCTTAAATTTTCTTATGAGTCAGGACTCGGCAAGCTGTTCTACTCCAGGATAAATCTGTTCTGCTATATTGTGATATCCGCTTTTACCATTGAGATAGCGGCAGGATTTACATTTTTCAGGCACATATTAAGCCCCAAAGACGTTCCCGGCATTATCATAGGACTCGCGGTTTCCGTAGTCATTTTGCTTACCTCCCGAAAAGGCCGCGGCCTGCTGTTTTACAAAATACGCGCCGGTATCTTCAGCGCTCTTTTGATTCTTATTGCCGCTTTATCAGCCCACGCCCATCCGGATCTTATTGTGCATATGGGGATAACTTTGATATTGCTGGCTTTTTTTGTCAGTATATTGTTATTGCCATGGTCCGCGCGGGAAACAATGGCCATCGGTTTTTTCGCGCTGGTAAATTTTATTTTTGTTTATTTTAACGCCGGGACATTCATCAACGTGGAAATACTATCAATAAATACCGTTATCCTGATTGTCGCGACGGTAATCGGTGTTGTTGTAAAACGGACCGAATGCCTGCTTCGCGAAAATATTTTTTTATCAAAAACGGAAATTGAAGAAAAAAACGCTGTTATGATGAAGGAGCTTGATATAGCCAGAAAGATACAGAGAAGCATTATACCCCAGTCCATAGAACATCCGCTGGCAGACATAGCTGTGACGTATCAGCCTATGTTCTATATGGGAGGCGATTATGCTAAATTCAGCTTCATTGACAAAGACAAACTGATGTTTATTGTCTCCGATATTACCGGCCATGGTGTTTCATCGGCCCTTTTGGTGAACAGGATACACACGGAAATAGAAAGGCTTTTAAGCCTGCGCGTCAGCCCCGGGGGACTGCTCAAGGCCCTGGGGGATTTTATTGACCGGGATTTTGGCAAGATAGGTTTTTATCTTACCGCTTTCTGCGGAATGCTTGATTTTTCCGAAAATAAGCTGGTATATTCAAACCACGGGCATCCGCCGCAAATACTCCTGCAGTCTAAAGACAACAGCATAGTCCTTATGGATTCCCAGACTTTTTTGATGGGCATAGGACTGGCGGATAATAACGTGTATGACGCGAGCATAAGTTTTAAAAAAGGAGACAGGCTGATACTGTTTACCGATGGCATAATTGAGGCCAAAGACCCATCCGGGTCTTTATTCGGTTATGATAATCTCAAGGATTTCGCGAAAGAGAATATGACGCTCCATGTCGGCGAATTCAACAAAAAGCTTCTTGAGCGCGTGAATGTGTTCCAAAGAGACAATCAGACGGACGACATATTCCTGCTCTCTGTCCAGGTCAAGTAA
- a CDS encoding DUF190 domain-containing protein, translated as MKLPEDGMLLRIFVAESDCYKGKTLYEHILIAARQLNLAGATVLRGVMGFGASSRMHSAKILQLSQDLPVVIEIVDTQENLNKILPLLDEIVGEGLITIEKVRVIKYRHRPSGT; from the coding sequence ATGAAATTACCGGAAGACGGCATGTTGTTAAGGATTTTTGTAGCAGAATCAGACTGCTATAAAGGTAAGACCCTGTACGAACATATTCTTATTGCCGCGAGGCAGTTAAATCTGGCTGGGGCCACAGTGTTGAGAGGGGTAATGGGGTTTGGCGCCAGCAGTCGCATGCATTCGGCAAAAATTTTGCAATTATCACAGGATTTGCCTGTAGTCATTGAGATAGTGGACACACAGGAAAATCTAAACAAAATATTGCCTCTTCTTGATGAAATTGTAGGTGAAGGCCTCATAACGATTGAAAAGGTCAGGGTCATAAAATACAGGCATAGGCCAAGCGGAACTTAA
- a CDS encoding cation:proton antiporter, with translation MLNGFFPVQDPVLVFAILMLIALIAPIVSSRLGLPGIVGLIVSGILLGPHGLRVLERGVEIQLLGAVGLLYIMFLAGLELDKAQFMRHRRDSLVFGVFTFTIPLILGVLSAKYLLGFNWQASILLASMFSSHTLLTYPIASRLGLSRQRSVTTTVGGTIITDTAAMLVLAAIAAIHKGEAGFFFWPRLFMYVGIYTAAMFIVLPLLSKWFFRRVATDGIIAFTGVLAATYFCSYMAYAAGLEPIIGAFFAGIILNSFIPEKSALMSRIQFVGHSMFIPFFLIFVGMLVDLGLLFTADRALTIAVVMVFAGIISKWAASYAARKLLKYSPEEGMLIYGLSVNQAAATLAAVLVGYNIGVFSESVLAGAIIMILATCMTGSLITDRFARKVALKQDDEPLMASNVPHRILIPLANPDTAKELMDLAMLLRRRNSYEPLYPLTVVQSGNDADERIAQAEKLLGHAVIQAIEADVPVVPMTRAAIDTVVGICQAAVDLRISLIVIGWKGSSSSGAWVFGRILDAILDNTGQMLFVSRCLIPVNTMKRVALAIPPMVDYQPGFTAVIRAVGILARQLDASLLIVTLPSVLKRSGETITRNLATVKKSYAALERWDGLLPWARKNLTEDDLFVMVNARKGRLAWQPALNRLPQLISRQMSGINYIVVYPPETAWDEDFKTQEQALSSCFLYFPLEHIRLDLGGYDIYEAITRLLSPAFREKEEQFKSVVGKLQSAAKSEPIELNPGMALLHARIAGIKRPTAFLGVNKTGWHLTRVNSDIKVLFILLSEEDAPAEIHLQALADLVRPFCHSDSTDRVIRAASPDDIIKEFSIDGNE, from the coding sequence ATGTTAAATGGGTTTTTCCCCGTTCAGGATCCGGTGTTGGTTTTTGCCATACTCATGCTGATTGCTCTTATAGCGCCGATTGTGTCGTCAAGATTGGGGCTTCCTGGTATCGTAGGCCTTATTGTATCCGGGATATTATTAGGGCCTCATGGCCTGCGCGTCCTTGAACGAGGCGTTGAAATACAACTTTTAGGAGCTGTAGGCCTTCTTTATATAATGTTCCTTGCCGGCCTTGAGCTGGACAAAGCGCAGTTTATGCGCCATCGCCGGGACAGCCTTGTTTTTGGTGTATTTACCTTTACAATACCTCTTATATTAGGAGTTCTGTCAGCTAAATATCTGCTTGGTTTTAACTGGCAGGCATCTATACTGCTGGCAAGCATGTTTTCTTCCCACACACTGTTGACATATCCGATAGCAAGCCGTCTCGGGCTTTCCCGCCAGCGTTCTGTTACTACCACCGTTGGCGGCACTATCATAACCGATACCGCCGCCATGCTTGTATTGGCCGCTATTGCCGCCATACACAAAGGTGAGGCCGGATTTTTTTTCTGGCCCAGGTTATTCATGTATGTCGGAATTTACACCGCGGCAATGTTTATCGTTCTACCGCTTCTAAGCAAGTGGTTTTTCCGCAGAGTTGCCACGGACGGCATCATTGCTTTCACCGGGGTTTTGGCCGCAACTTATTTCTGTTCTTATATGGCGTATGCCGCCGGACTTGAGCCGATAATCGGGGCATTTTTCGCCGGTATTATCCTTAACAGTTTTATCCCTGAAAAAAGCGCCTTGATGAGCCGTATACAATTTGTCGGACATTCAATGTTTATCCCGTTTTTTCTGATATTTGTAGGCATGCTGGTTGACCTTGGCCTGCTGTTTACAGCAGACAGGGCGCTGACCATAGCCGTGGTGATGGTTTTCGCAGGCATCATCTCCAAATGGGCCGCGTCTTATGCCGCGCGGAAATTATTAAAGTATTCGCCGGAAGAAGGAATGCTTATTTACGGCCTAAGCGTTAATCAGGCCGCGGCAACGCTTGCCGCTGTTTTAGTCGGTTATAATATCGGTGTCTTTTCAGAATCTGTGCTGGCGGGCGCTATCATAATGATATTAGCGACATGTATGACGGGTTCACTTATAACCGATCGTTTCGCGCGGAAAGTAGCGCTAAAACAGGATGATGAGCCGCTTATGGCATCCAATGTGCCTCACAGGATACTTATACCCCTTGCCAATCCGGACACTGCCAAGGAGTTGATGGATCTGGCTATGCTGTTAAGGCGCCGCAATTCTTATGAGCCTTTGTATCCTTTGACGGTTGTTCAATCCGGCAATGATGCGGATGAGCGTATTGCGCAGGCCGAGAAACTGCTTGGCCACGCGGTGATCCAGGCGATTGAGGCGGATGTGCCTGTTGTGCCAATGACCAGGGCGGCCATTGATACGGTTGTTGGTATATGCCAGGCGGCCGTTGACCTTAGAATATCATTAATAGTCATAGGATGGAAGGGTAGCTCCTCTTCCGGCGCCTGGGTATTCGGCCGTATTCTGGACGCGATTTTAGACAATACCGGCCAGATGCTATTTGTCAGCAGGTGCCTGATCCCGGTAAATACCATGAAACGTGTCGCGCTGGCCATTCCGCCAATGGTAGATTATCAGCCGGGTTTTACGGCTGTTATCCGTGCTGTCGGAATACTTGCCCGCCAATTGGACGCGTCGCTTTTAATCGTTACTTTACCGTCTGTATTAAAGAGATCCGGCGAAACAATAACTCGTAATTTAGCAACCGTCAAAAAGTCGTATGCCGCGCTGGAAAGATGGGACGGACTTTTGCCTTGGGCGCGTAAAAACCTGACCGAAGACGACCTTTTTGTTATGGTCAACGCGCGCAAGGGCAGACTCGCGTGGCAGCCTGCTTTGAATAGACTGCCGCAATTAATCAGCCGGCAGATGAGCGGTATTAATTATATTGTAGTTTATCCGCCCGAGACAGCCTGGGATGAAGATTTTAAGACGCAGGAGCAGGCCTTATCAAGCTGTTTTTTGTATTTTCCATTGGAGCATATCAGGCTGGATCTGGGAGGGTATGATATATATGAGGCCATAACAAGGCTTTTATCGCCCGCGTTTCGGGAAAAAGAAGAGCAGTTTAAAAGTGTTGTCGGCAAATTGCAAAGCGCGGCAAAGTCGGAGCCTATTGAGCTTAACCCGGGTATGGCGCTTTTGCACGCGCGCATAGCGGGCATAAAAAGGCCCACAGCTTTTCTTGGCGTAAATAAAACCGGTTGGCATCTTACGCGCGTAAACTCGGATATAAAGGTATTGTTTATACTACTTAGCGAAGAAGACGCGCCGGCCGAAATACACCTTCAGGCCCTGGCTGATCTGGTCAGGCCTTTTTGTCATTCTGATTCCACGGATAGGGTTATACGGGCGGCGTCCCCGGACGATATTATTAAAGAATTTTCCATTGACGGAAATGAATAG
- a CDS encoding methyltransferase domain-containing protein, whose product MKKNSCQKNHKAGTRDWFDNWSNEYDRTLGSIGFHRELLDLVVKYAKAKSGDRVLDIGCGTGLLSLRFIKKGCYVYGIDNSGKMLDIFRDKLKRLGVRHSADCRLMDASAARLPRAGFDIAVSSVTLHHLKEKSGLVKKVYNALKPNGSFIIGEVDMDTTGRHTDVSRLRRILNVLEQEWILALRDAGIEAFSKMYDNGKKHILNQGEYCISLKQWEMLCRDAGFGQVGIKLSPNCGVFGIVIAKKTT is encoded by the coding sequence ATGAAGAAAAACAGCTGTCAAAAAAACCATAAGGCCGGAACAAGGGATTGGTTTGACAACTGGTCTAACGAATACGACCGCACACTCGGTAGTATCGGTTTTCACCGTGAATTATTAGACCTTGTGGTAAAATACGCCAAAGCTAAAAGCGGCGACAGGGTGCTTGATATAGGCTGCGGCACAGGCTTGCTAAGCTTACGTTTTATAAAAAAAGGCTGCTATGTCTATGGCATAGATAATTCAGGTAAAATGCTTGATATCTTCCGCGATAAGCTCAAGCGCCTTGGCGTTCGGCACAGCGCTGACTGCAGGCTCATGGACGCCTCCGCCGCGCGCCTGCCGCGCGCCGGTTTTGATATCGCGGTGTCATCCGTCACATTGCACCACTTAAAGGAGAAATCCGGCCTGGTAAAAAAAGTTTATAATGCCTTAAAGCCAAACGGCAGTTTTATCATAGGAGAGGTTGATATGGACACAACGGGCCGGCATACCGATGTTTCCAGGTTGAGGCGCATCCTTAATGTCTTAGAGCAGGAATGGATATTGGCATTAAGAGACGCCGGCATTGAAGCATTTTCCAAGATGTATGATAACGGTAAGAAGCATATATTGAATCAGGGTGAGTATTGTATCAGCCTCAAGCAATGGGAAATGTTATGCCGCGACGCGGGGTTTGGGCAGGTCGGGATAAAATTATCCCCGAATTGCGGCGTGTTTGGTATCGTGATAGCGAAAAAAACAACCTGA
- a CDS encoding cupin domain-containing protein, with the protein MRALTLCDMVGYQQGAVVSKEIIKSDSATITLFAFDKGQSLSEHTAPFEVMVNVIDGTAEITVSGHSCIVNRGQMIIIPCDCPHSLKAKEPFKMLLIMARSRAGK; encoded by the coding sequence ATGCGCGCGTTGACTCTTTGCGATATGGTTGGTTATCAGCAAGGCGCTGTTGTCAGCAAGGAAATTATCAAAAGCGATTCAGCAACTATAACGCTTTTTGCCTTTGACAAAGGCCAAAGCCTAAGCGAGCATACCGCGCCGTTTGAGGTTATGGTAAACGTCATTGACGGAACTGCCGAAATCACTGTCTCCGGGCATAGTTGCATAGTCAACCGAGGCCAGATGATAATAATACCGTGTGATTGCCCGCACTCGCTTAAGGCAAAAGAACCCTTTAAGATGCTTTTGATAATGGCAAGGTCACGCGCGGGCAAATAA
- a CDS encoding tetratricopeptide repeat protein, giving the protein MAKKIIELLLIVVLCALFIYIGVIKLASFYHNKGVEAYKSGEYKLAADFFRQSLRIIPNRDTYDYLAYVYEKLDNPGDAVKIYQRLIANDPLRADNYIALANVLMSSGRFAQALDTAKQARARIPESQDIENIYDRARLNCTNEHINQGVIAYAAGEKKDAYNLLNKALELDPESVYAHYILGYFYYIDNDLKRAELKMSDVMRLEPVYWQAHKLLGDIFYKEGKYDLAIQAYRKILNSNYNDCVAYNDIAIALMQIERYDQAVMYLKEALRLNPDNLDIMYNLASMYRDAGMYDEAIMEYKSLAKRDDAYPNMYNSLAEIYNTQGEKGLAIEAYYKEIENSNRRLSDNPDSIVEQNILAKAYNGAGECEKAREIIMGVIHSSPSYRDAYITLASIEEREGNFDEAIQFLYTAKSFSKHSGFIDKYISDLKKRSHLVMESEKAQVGSFVPTHLIVFKSGKFIEGILRGQTDDEISMYVQTGETQFKVVVKKSDIERIVEHGSKGPR; this is encoded by the coding sequence ATGGCGAAAAAAATAATTGAATTACTGCTTATTGTGGTGTTATGCGCGCTTTTTATCTATATCGGCGTTATAAAATTAGCTTCATTTTATCATAATAAAGGAGTTGAAGCCTATAAATCGGGAGAATATAAGTTGGCGGCAGATTTTTTCAGGCAATCATTGCGTATAATTCCGAATAGGGACACTTATGATTATCTGGCCTATGTGTATGAGAAGCTGGACAACCCTGGTGACGCGGTCAAAATATACCAACGATTAATAGCGAATGATCCGCTTCGCGCTGATAATTACATAGCCCTGGCAAATGTCCTTATGTCAAGCGGAAGGTTTGCCCAGGCCCTTGATACAGCCAAACAGGCGCGCGCCCGCATACCGGAATCCCAAGACATAGAAAACATATACGACAGGGCGCGTTTAAACTGCACCAATGAACACATTAATCAGGGCGTAATAGCCTATGCGGCGGGAGAAAAGAAAGACGCGTATAACCTGCTGAACAAGGCTTTGGAGCTTGACCCTGAATCTGTTTACGCGCATTATATCCTCGGGTATTTTTACTATATTGATAATGATTTAAAACGCGCCGAACTCAAGATGAGCGATGTCATGCGCTTAGAACCCGTATACTGGCAGGCGCATAAATTACTCGGTGATATATTTTACAAAGAAGGTAAATACGATTTGGCAATACAGGCTTATAGAAAGATACTGAACTCTAATTACAACGACTGTGTGGCGTACAACGATATAGCCATAGCCTTGATGCAGATAGAGCGCTATGACCAGGCTGTTATGTATCTGAAAGAGGCTTTAAGGCTTAACCCTGACAACCTTGATATAATGTATAACCTGGCAAGCATGTATAGAGACGCGGGAATGTATGACGAGGCTATTATGGAATACAAAAGCCTGGCAAAGCGCGATGACGCTTATCCTAATATGTATAACAGCCTTGCCGAGATATATAACACACAGGGCGAAAAGGGCCTGGCCATAGAAGCTTATTACAAGGAAATTGAAAATTCTAACCGCAGGCTTTCAGACAACCCTGATTCTATAGTTGAGCAAAATATCCTGGCCAAGGCATATAACGGAGCGGGTGAATGTGAAAAAGCGCGCGAAATCATAATGGGCGTAATCCATTCCTCGCCTTCTTATAGGGACGCGTATATTACCCTTGCCTCTATAGAGGAAAGGGAAGGTAATTTTGATGAGGCCATACAGTTCCTCTATACCGCTAAGTCATTTTCAAAACATTCGGGGTTTATTGACAAATACATTTCTGACCTGAAAAAGAGGTCTCATTTGGTAATGGAATCAGAAAAAGCGCAGGTAGGTTCTTTTGTTCCGACGCACTTGATAGTATTTAAAAGCGGTAAATTTATAGAAGGTATTTTACGCGGACAAACAGATGATGAGATAAGCATGTATGTTCAGACAGGGGAAACGCAGTTTAAGGTGGTTGTCAAAAAGAGCGATATTGAACGTATCGTTGAGCACGGTTCAAAGGGCCCCAGATAG